GCTATGAGCACATGATGATACTGTTTGGATGATGGAAACCCTAACACGCATTCAACTAAATTATCAtttgtttaacaaaaaaaatgatataaataaaattaaacgaAAATGCAAGAAAGATAAGAATGCTAAGAATTATAATCCGTCAAAAAATGACACATCCGTCAGAAAGTATCCAAAGAGTTGAAACGAATGATTAGACACAACCTTTTGCTGAAGAAGCTTCCACGCCATGCTCTAAGCAGCAGCCTTTCTTCAGCTTCATTCAGCTTCAGACCCCGAGGATTCTGTATGTCTCACAACATGACAACAGAAGAAGTTCCAACAACAGTCAATTGCGACCACCAAGCATTGTGTAAACAGGTTGATGATGCTCACTAAAAGACTGTACATGATTCATGTTTGGATATTCCGAGGGTCCAACGATAGGACATAAATAGAAAGCAAGCAAGTCATCTCCTCCGATGTGTTTTGTAGTGTATGCTGGGCATCGCACGTTGACGCCTCTTGGGACGAAGTTGAAATTAATCTTCCGACGGTCCCCTGCAATTAGGCCGAAACCTACCGTACTACTATGGGCCGTCGACTTTGGCAAAGGCCCGTGTGCCGCTGACAATCTCATGTTCCACTCGTGTGATAGAATCTGTGGGGTCCACAGAGACTTTTCAGTATGAATTGAATTAAATTAAGAATCTCCTTTTTGTTTTTAGGGAGGGGAATTAATAATTGCTGCTGACATCTCTACCTTTGAACGTTGAGACATCACCCGATCGAGTTTGGCACAAAACACggttttaattaaatattttttaatttattcataCTTTTAGAGAAATAGTCAAAGGCTTAACAACCTCAATTTAATTAGGTTTGGTgatcattttatatttataaataaatatttcgaTCCGTAGTGAATCATTTTGAATCATTTGTTGTATAATCATTTACATATTATGAAGtttgtttatattttatattgattattaagTATTTTTTGAAATATTTGTTTATCAATTTTGAGTGAGACGTTTTTTCTGATccgttttttcttttgtaggtctCAAGAAATCATGAGAGATTTTAGGAGGATTTATCTTTACATACGGACACGTAAGGTTATCGTATAACTTAGTACTGATGAACAGGGATGTTCACCTCACCGGTAAATAAGGCACCGTCTTCTGGGCATCCTGCTGTTACTATTTACTCCGTCATAATGCATCAAAGTGGCTGTTCAATGAAGTTTGTGTTAACTGCAGCGTAATGTAAagaggaagacgaagaagagTACGGTCGTACGTGGTAAGGAAGGGATTGATCCGCAGCCACCCAACGCCAAGACTCTTATTGTCTTCCTATTCGATGATTCAACAAGTGGCAGCCTCCGAGGGCGAAACCGACATTTCATGCGTTCCATTACCGCTTCTCAGTGGTCAATTTGACCACCGCGCTGGTGATGAAATAAAGGAGGATGATTTGCTTGCTGAGCTTGACAGAGTTCACTCCTTCCAGCTCACCTCTCTCTGCTGATCATGTCGAAGTGGCGCAGGAAAGCCAAACCAACACTGCCCCAACGTCTACTCGTCCCGCTCCTCATGCTCATCTTCCACTTCACCCCCTCCGCCGCCATCGATCTCCTCTTCAACGGATTCGAGGCCTCCGACCTCGACCTCTACGCCAACGCCACCCTCGAGCCCTTCCCCTCCACCGCCGCCCCCGCCCAAcgtcgccaccgccgccgctacCTCTCCCTCACCGCCAACGACACCTTCTCCCTCGGTCGCGCCCTTCTACCCTCCCCCGTCACCACCAAGTCCCCCAACTCCTCCGAGGCGCTGCCCTTCGctacctccttcctcttctccatcGCCCCCGTGCCCCAAGCTCTCCCTGGTCACGGTATCGCCTTCCTCTTCGCCCCCGAACCTGGCACCCTCGGCGCCACGTCTTCCCAGCACCTCGGCCTCTTCAACCTCTCCACCGACGGCGACCCCTCCGACCGCGTACTCGCCGTCGAGTTCGACGTCTTCCAGAACGAGGAGTTCCACGACATCAACGCCAACCACGTCGGCATCGACCGCAACTCCCTTACCTCCGTCGCCGCCGCCCCAGCCGGTTACTGGCCCGACGACGAGGGCGGTGCCGCTGCCTCCTTCGTCGGACTCACCCTGAACGACGGGACCAACTACCAGGCTTGGGTCGACTACGCAGGCGGCCGGCTCAATGTCACCATGGCGCCGGTCTCGTTCGGTCGGAAGCCGCGCCGCCCCCTCCTCTCCGTTGAGATCGACCTCTCCGACCTCTTCCTCGACAAGATGTACGTCGGGTTCTGCGCCTCCACCGGGCGATTGGTGGAGCACCACCGCGTCCTCGGCTGGAGCTTCAGCAACTCCAACTTCTCCGCCGCAGACGGCCTAATCACCGCCGATCTCCCCAATTTCATCCCGCCGGCGACCGAATCGGATGCGAATTCGAGAAGGCACCTCGTCATCGGCCTCTCCGTGGCTGCGATCGTCGTTCTGCTCTCTGTCTTGGGGATGTGGATGGCGATCCGTCGCAGGAGAAGTAGGAAACGAAGCACGGAAGAGGTATGCGAGGAGACGATCGAGGACTGGGAATCCGAGTATTGGCCGCATCGAATTGCTTACCGGGAGATCGTCACCGCCACGGAGGGTTTCTCCAACAGCAACCTAATCGGCCGCGGCGGCAATGGGAGGGTCTACAAAGGAGTTCTCGGCGGCGCACAGGTGGCCGTGAAGCTCTTCTCTCAGACCAACGAGGAGGAGGCGAAGCATTTCGCAGCGGAGGTCTCGACCCTCGGCCGGCTGAAGCACCGGAACCTGGTCGGCCTCCGCGGATGGTGCCGGGCACGACGAACGGCCGCTGCCGGTGGCGGCGACGCGATGATCCTCGTGTACGACTACATGGAGAACGGG
This DNA window, taken from Musa acuminata AAA Group cultivar baxijiao chromosome BXJ3-7, Cavendish_Baxijiao_AAA, whole genome shotgun sequence, encodes the following:
- the LOC135642736 gene encoding probable L-type lectin-domain containing receptor kinase VII.2, with amino-acid sequence MSKWRRKAKPTLPQRLLVPLLMLIFHFTPSAAIDLLFNGFEASDLDLYANATLEPFPSTAAPAQRRHRRRYLSLTANDTFSLGRALLPSPVTTKSPNSSEALPFATSFLFSIAPVPQALPGHGIAFLFAPEPGTLGATSSQHLGLFNLSTDGDPSDRVLAVEFDVFQNEEFHDINANHVGIDRNSLTSVAAAPAGYWPDDEGGAAASFVGLTLNDGTNYQAWVDYAGGRLNVTMAPVSFGRKPRRPLLSVEIDLSDLFLDKMYVGFCASTGRLVEHHRVLGWSFSNSNFSAADGLITADLPNFIPPATESDANSRRHLVIGLSVAAIVVLLSVLGMWMAIRRRRSRKRSTEEVCEETIEDWESEYWPHRIAYREIVTATEGFSNSNLIGRGGNGRVYKGVLGGAQVAVKLFSQTNEEEAKHFAAEVSTLGRLKHRNLVGLRGWCRARRTAAAGGGDAMILVYDYMENGSLDQWIFGAGQPLDWGSSVRILRDVAAAALYLHEGWGEAVVLHRDIKASNVMLDGAMTGRLGDFGLARANQRGRALGTTRVVGSAGYLAPEVVRSGRATTATDVYAFGVLALEVASWRRAAEEGLPPLVARAREAAAMGGEAAVVDRRVRASEGYDEGEAARVVAVGLACTRVAAAARPTMRQVVRMFEAGEDETADGGDDSTSLLLDARLKPAMRSDKAFASAGAQRQPHRHLTFEELRHSLSCSTSLSGSDVILEGR